The following proteins come from a genomic window of Nautilia profundicola AmH:
- the tatA gene encoding twin-arginine translocase TatA/TatE family subunit: MGVSTWQIIVILLVVLLLFGGKKIPELASGLGKGIKNFKDAVKEGEEGADVKPTEKVEDKTANTTETTKEKEVNA; encoded by the coding sequence ATGGGTGTAAGTACTTGGCAAATTATCGTAATTTTATTAGTAGTATTACTTTTATTCGGAGGTAAAAAAATTCCAGAACTCGCAAGCGGTTTAGGTAAAGGTATCAAAAACTTCAAAGATGCCGTAAAAGAAGGTGAAGAAGGTGCAGATGTAAAACCTACTGAAAAAGTTGAAGACAAAACTGCAAACACTACTGAAACTACAAAAGAAAAAGAAGTAAATGCTTGA
- the tatC gene encoding twin-arginine translocase subunit TatC codes for MLEEIKPHIAELRSRLIKIVVTFFILFILAFVVWKDIFLWIAKPAFEAMKDTSSSEMIFTNLVEPFMTAIRISLYTAFFASLPVLLYHTWKFIAPGLYDHEKKLVIPFVLFGTIMFIVGAAFAYYIVFPIGFKVMINFGGKDFVAMLKISEYVSVALKIMIGFGIAFELPVVTYFLAKLGLVTDKTLKEFARYAIVIIFIVAAVLTPPDLFSQMAMAAPLLLLYGLSILIAKVVNPEKEETE; via the coding sequence ATGCTTGAAGAAATTAAACCTCATATAGCCGAGCTGCGTTCTCGGCTTATTAAAATAGTTGTAACGTTTTTTATACTGTTTATATTAGCATTTGTTGTTTGGAAAGATATTTTCCTCTGGATAGCAAAACCTGCGTTTGAAGCAATGAAAGACACATCATCTTCCGAGATGATATTTACAAACCTGGTAGAACCATTTATGACTGCAATTAGAATTTCATTATATACTGCGTTTTTCGCAAGTTTACCCGTACTTTTATACCATACATGGAAATTCATAGCTCCAGGACTGTATGATCATGAAAAAAAACTTGTCATTCCTTTCGTTTTATTCGGAACGATAATGTTTATAGTCGGAGCAGCTTTTGCTTATTACATCGTATTTCCTATCGGATTTAAAGTAATGATAAACTTCGGTGGTAAAGATTTCGTTGCAATGCTTAAAATAAGCGAATATGTAAGTGTCGCCCTAAAAATCATGATAGGTTTCGGTATAGCTTTCGAACTACCTGTAGTAACATATTTTCTCGCAAAATTAGGCCTTGTTACTGATAAAACATTAAAAGAATTTGCAAGATATGCAATTGTTATTATATTTATTGTAGCAGCAGTATTAACACCTCCTGATCTGTTTAGTCAAATGGCAATGGCCGCACCGCTATTATTACTCTACGGATTATCTATTTTGATCGCAAAAGTAGTGAATCCTGAAAAAGAAGAAACAGAATAA